A genomic stretch from Mya arenaria isolate MELC-2E11 chromosome 10, ASM2691426v1 includes:
- the LOC128206759 gene encoding platelet endothelial aggregation receptor 1-like isoform X1, protein MIKMIPGKMVTFAVLFLLVRVVCTQECSTCQCCADGYHPKCSSRGYCNNGCIDGYYGEICNYKCTSQNCLSCDQHYGNNCLKCIPGYYLENHNCYDCGPQCQSCSSYGCNSCYDGYWGNTCGAKCTHNCVSCNKYYGNCLSCAFGYYVYNRKCAACGAHCAVCGSGGCISCHGGYWGRTCDKNCAQNCASCKKSGRCLSCVSGYYLYYRKCTTCGYHCAECGSSGCTSCHDGYWGSTCNENCAQNCASCSKSDGNCLSCSSGYWGNTCEKPCGHHCLACDKWNGRCLSCEYGYWGHPCTECKRNMCVNQFDCDLCSNISFYANSGVCCLCRVDNCVSCSKALDTVNCKVCKQGYYPQINGKCELCNAYCFNKECDSSSGVCLQGCIKGYWNPTCDRKCDSECLSCSQADGLCTRCKNTLKFGPNCRSECSSTCKNSKCDNNGNCMNGCIQNAFGKQCENKCDGSCSPKDNGTICSEKTGMCLYGCQTGYKGRVCPQVIKTEAETQTSSIAVFVGGVGGGAAALAAILVVGLILLRRRKVNLRNKRQTPETEPENLSALYATVNKGRTSQADYTNEDTDNLHSVTIIENTNYQSSPPQSSVKENMPILTEDNLEIDNEDFCAREFTNMIEKDGGVYYNNAREISKFELTVADLPKYVQNKSIKDLEEEFQKVPHGLVKPYEVSQTKLNMNRNRYNGIYPYDDSRVIVRGGDTDYINASYIDGFRKRNAYIAALGPMAKQLGDFGQFWRMVWQQKVEKIVMVTHFVEGEVRRFSIDKCMTFYECCCFVMNGQQVKMIHI, encoded by the exons ATGATAAAGATGATCCCGGGCAAAATGGTAACGTTTGCTGTTCTGTTTTTACTTGTTCGAG TTGTCTGTACACAGGAGTGTTCAACATGTCAGTGTTGTGCAGACGGCTATCACCCAAAATGTTCTAGTAGAGGCTACTGTAATAACGGATGCATAGACGGGTATTATGGAGAAATTTGTAACTACAAATGTACTTCTCAGAATTGCCTTAGTTGTGATCAACATTATGgtaataactgtttaaaatgtatacccGGATACTATTTGGAAAACCATAACTGTTATGACTGTGGACCACAATGCCAATCATGCTCTTCATACGGTTGCAACTCGTGTTATGACGGCTACTGGGGAAACACTTGTGGTGCAAAATGTACGCACAACTGTGTTTCGTGTAATAAATACTATGGTAATTGTCTGTCCTGTGCTTTTGGATACTACGTTTATAATCGCAAATGTGCCGCTTGTGGTGCACACTGTGCAGTATGTGGCTCAGGAGGTTGTATATCGTGTCATGGCGGATACTGGGGAAGAACATGTGATAAAAACTGTGCCCAAAACTGTGCATCTTGTAAAAAATCGGGTCGTTGTCTGTCCTGTGTTTCTGGATACTACCTTTATTATCGCAAATGCACCACTTGTGGTTATCATTGTGCAGAGTGTGGCTCAAGTGGGTGTACATCGTGTCATGACGGATACTGGGGAAGTACATGTAATGAAAACTGTGCGCAAAACTGTGCATCGTGTAGTAAATCGGATGGTAATTGTTTGTCCTGTTCTTCAGGATATTGGGGAAACACATGTGAAAAACCCTGTGGTCATCACTGTTTAGCATGCGATAAATGGAACGGCAGATGTTTATCTTGTGAATATGGATATTGGGGTCATCCGTGCACTGAATGTAAGAGGAACATGTGCGTCAATCAGTTTGATTGCGACTTAtgctcaaatatttctttttatgcaAATAGTGGTGTCTGCTGCTTATGTAGGGTAGATAATTGTGTTTCCTGCTCTAAGGCTTTGGATACTGTTAATTGCAAAGTTTGCAAACAAGGATACTATCCTCAAATTAATGGAAAGTGTGAACTTTGCAATGcatattgtttcaataaagaGTGCGATTCATCTTCTGGAGTATGTCTTCAAGGATGCATTAAAGGATACTGGAACCCAACGTGTGACAGAAAGTGTGATTCAGAATGCTTATCTTGCAGTCAAGCAGATGGATTGTGTACACGGTGCAAGAACACTTTAAAATTTGGACCTAACTGTAGAAGCGAATGCAGCAGCACCTGTAAGAACTCCAAGTGTGACAATAATGGGAATTGTATGAATGGATGCATTCAAAATGCGTTTGGAAAGCAATGTGAAAACAAGTGTGATGGCTCCTGTTCACCGAAGGACAACGGAACCATTTGTTCTGAAAAAACTGGAATGTGTTTATACGGCTGCCAAACTGGATACAAGGGAAGAGTTTGTCCACAAG TTATTAAAACAGAGGCAGAAACACAAACATCTTCAATAGCAGTCTTTGTTGGGGGAGTTGGCGGAGGAGCTGCAGCTCTTGCTGCCATTCTGGTGGTTGGACTGATTTTGCTTCGAAGAAG GAAAGTCAATTTGAGAAATAAAAGACAAACACCTGAAACAGAACCTGAGAACTTATCCGCATTGTACGCAACGGTGAACAAAGGAA GAACTTCCCAAGCAGATTATACCAATGAAGATACCGACAATCTTCACTCTGTCACTATCATAGAAAACACCAATTACCAGAGTTCACCACCGCAGAGCTCTGTGAAGGAAAACATGCCTATTTTAACGGAGGACAATCTTGAAATTG ATAACGAAGATTTTTGTGCACGGGAATTCACAAACATGATTGAGAAAGATGGGGGTGTTTATTACAACAACGCAAGAGAAATCAGCAAATTCGAACTGACTGTGGCCGATTTacctaaatatgtacaaaacaaatcgATAAAGGATCTCGAAGAAGAGTTTCAG aAAGTACCACACGGTCTTGTGAAACCTTATGAAGTTTCACAAACGAAGCTAAACATGAACAGAAACAGATACAATGGAATATATCCTT ATGATGATTCGCGTGTGATAGTACGTGGAGGAGATACAGACTATATCAATGCAAGTTACATAGAC GGTTTCAGGAAACGAAATGCATACATAGCTGCTTTAG GTCCAATGGCTAAGCAGCTGGGCGATTTCGGCCAATTCTGGCGAATGGTCTGGCAACAGAAAGTGGAGAAGATTGTCATGGTGACACATTTCGTAGAGGGTGAGGTAAGGCGGTTTTCAATTGACAAGTGTATGACCTTCTATGAGTGTTGTTGCTTCGTGATGAATGGACAACAAGTGAAAATGATACATATATAG
- the LOC128206759 gene encoding platelet endothelial aggregation receptor 1-like isoform X2 — translation MIKMIPGKMVTFAVLFLLVRVVCTQECSTCQCCADGYHPKCSSRGYCNNGCIDGYYGEICNYKCTSQNCLSCDQHYGNNCLKCIPGYYLENHNCYDCGPQCQSCSSYGCNSCYDGYWGNTCGAKCTHNCVSCNKYYGNCLSCAFGYYVYNRKCAACGAHCAVCGSGGCISCHGGYWGRTCDKNCAQNCASCKKSGRCLSCVSGYYLYYRKCTTCGYHCAECGSSGCTSCHDGYWGSTCNENCAQNCASCSKSDGNCLSCSSGYWGNTCEKPCGHHCLACDKWNGRCLSCEYGYWGHPCTECKRNMCVNQFDCDLCSNISFYANSGVCCLCRVDNCVSCSKALDTVNCKVCKQGYYPQINGKCELCNAYCFNKECDSSSGVCLQGCIKGYWNPTCDRKCDSECLSCSQADGLCTRCKNTLKFGPNCRSECSSTCKNSKCDNNGNCMNGCIQNAFGKQCENKCDGSCSPKDNGTICSEKTGMCLYGCQTGYKGRVCPQEAETQTSSIAVFVGGVGGGAAALAAILVVGLILLRRRKVNLRNKRQTPETEPENLSALYATVNKGRTSQADYTNEDTDNLHSVTIIENTNYQSSPPQSSVKENMPILTEDNLEIDNEDFCAREFTNMIEKDGGVYYNNAREISKFELTVADLPKYVQNKSIKDLEEEFQKVPHGLVKPYEVSQTKLNMNRNRYNGIYPYDDSRVIVRGGDTDYINASYIDGFRKRNAYIAALGPMAKQLGDFGQFWRMVWQQKVEKIVMVTHFVEGEVRRFSIDKCMTFYECCCFVMNGQQVKMIHI, via the exons ATGATAAAGATGATCCCGGGCAAAATGGTAACGTTTGCTGTTCTGTTTTTACTTGTTCGAG TTGTCTGTACACAGGAGTGTTCAACATGTCAGTGTTGTGCAGACGGCTATCACCCAAAATGTTCTAGTAGAGGCTACTGTAATAACGGATGCATAGACGGGTATTATGGAGAAATTTGTAACTACAAATGTACTTCTCAGAATTGCCTTAGTTGTGATCAACATTATGgtaataactgtttaaaatgtatacccGGATACTATTTGGAAAACCATAACTGTTATGACTGTGGACCACAATGCCAATCATGCTCTTCATACGGTTGCAACTCGTGTTATGACGGCTACTGGGGAAACACTTGTGGTGCAAAATGTACGCACAACTGTGTTTCGTGTAATAAATACTATGGTAATTGTCTGTCCTGTGCTTTTGGATACTACGTTTATAATCGCAAATGTGCCGCTTGTGGTGCACACTGTGCAGTATGTGGCTCAGGAGGTTGTATATCGTGTCATGGCGGATACTGGGGAAGAACATGTGATAAAAACTGTGCCCAAAACTGTGCATCTTGTAAAAAATCGGGTCGTTGTCTGTCCTGTGTTTCTGGATACTACCTTTATTATCGCAAATGCACCACTTGTGGTTATCATTGTGCAGAGTGTGGCTCAAGTGGGTGTACATCGTGTCATGACGGATACTGGGGAAGTACATGTAATGAAAACTGTGCGCAAAACTGTGCATCGTGTAGTAAATCGGATGGTAATTGTTTGTCCTGTTCTTCAGGATATTGGGGAAACACATGTGAAAAACCCTGTGGTCATCACTGTTTAGCATGCGATAAATGGAACGGCAGATGTTTATCTTGTGAATATGGATATTGGGGTCATCCGTGCACTGAATGTAAGAGGAACATGTGCGTCAATCAGTTTGATTGCGACTTAtgctcaaatatttctttttatgcaAATAGTGGTGTCTGCTGCTTATGTAGGGTAGATAATTGTGTTTCCTGCTCTAAGGCTTTGGATACTGTTAATTGCAAAGTTTGCAAACAAGGATACTATCCTCAAATTAATGGAAAGTGTGAACTTTGCAATGcatattgtttcaataaagaGTGCGATTCATCTTCTGGAGTATGTCTTCAAGGATGCATTAAAGGATACTGGAACCCAACGTGTGACAGAAAGTGTGATTCAGAATGCTTATCTTGCAGTCAAGCAGATGGATTGTGTACACGGTGCAAGAACACTTTAAAATTTGGACCTAACTGTAGAAGCGAATGCAGCAGCACCTGTAAGAACTCCAAGTGTGACAATAATGGGAATTGTATGAATGGATGCATTCAAAATGCGTTTGGAAAGCAATGTGAAAACAAGTGTGATGGCTCCTGTTCACCGAAGGACAACGGAACCATTTGTTCTGAAAAAACTGGAATGTGTTTATACGGCTGCCAAACTGGATACAAGGGAAGAGTTTGTCCACAAG AGGCAGAAACACAAACATCTTCAATAGCAGTCTTTGTTGGGGGAGTTGGCGGAGGAGCTGCAGCTCTTGCTGCCATTCTGGTGGTTGGACTGATTTTGCTTCGAAGAAG GAAAGTCAATTTGAGAAATAAAAGACAAACACCTGAAACAGAACCTGAGAACTTATCCGCATTGTACGCAACGGTGAACAAAGGAA GAACTTCCCAAGCAGATTATACCAATGAAGATACCGACAATCTTCACTCTGTCACTATCATAGAAAACACCAATTACCAGAGTTCACCACCGCAGAGCTCTGTGAAGGAAAACATGCCTATTTTAACGGAGGACAATCTTGAAATTG ATAACGAAGATTTTTGTGCACGGGAATTCACAAACATGATTGAGAAAGATGGGGGTGTTTATTACAACAACGCAAGAGAAATCAGCAAATTCGAACTGACTGTGGCCGATTTacctaaatatgtacaaaacaaatcgATAAAGGATCTCGAAGAAGAGTTTCAG aAAGTACCACACGGTCTTGTGAAACCTTATGAAGTTTCACAAACGAAGCTAAACATGAACAGAAACAGATACAATGGAATATATCCTT ATGATGATTCGCGTGTGATAGTACGTGGAGGAGATACAGACTATATCAATGCAAGTTACATAGAC GGTTTCAGGAAACGAAATGCATACATAGCTGCTTTAG GTCCAATGGCTAAGCAGCTGGGCGATTTCGGCCAATTCTGGCGAATGGTCTGGCAACAGAAAGTGGAGAAGATTGTCATGGTGACACATTTCGTAGAGGGTGAGGTAAGGCGGTTTTCAATTGACAAGTGTATGACCTTCTATGAGTGTTGTTGCTTCGTGATGAATGGACAACAAGTGAAAATGATACATATATAG